Proteins from a genomic interval of Piscinibacter sp. HJYY11:
- the eat gene encoding ethanolamine permease has product MQTGHLKPTLNAWHLWGLAVGLVISGEYFGWSYGWASAGTLGFMITALVVAAMYTTFIFSFTELTTAIPNAGGPFAYASRAFGPVGGFIAGFATLIEFVFAPPAIAMAIGSYLGVQFPGVDQKLMATGAYVIFMALNIVGVRTAATFELIITALAIFELLVFMGGVAPAFSVANFVAHGWAGQDTFSVVAISGMFAAIPFAIWFFLAIEGVAMAAEEAKDPKRTIPVAYIAGIITLVVLAIGVMVFAGGVGDWRKLSNINDPLPQAMKTVVGENSNWLHMLVWIGLFGLVASFHGIILGYSRQIFALGRAGYLPSYFAAIHPRFGTPHRAVLAGGVIGIAAIFSDQLFSFGGQTLTANIVTMSVFGAIVMYIMSMLSLFALRKKEPDLARPFPAIGYPVFPAIALSLAVLCLAAMVYYNTLLAGVFAGTMLLAYVVFMLGGHKRREAAAPVMPNAG; this is encoded by the coding sequence ATGCAAACAGGTCACCTCAAACCGACGTTGAACGCTTGGCATCTGTGGGGGCTGGCCGTTGGGCTGGTGATCTCGGGCGAGTACTTCGGCTGGAGCTACGGCTGGGCCAGCGCCGGCACGCTTGGCTTCATGATCACGGCCCTCGTCGTCGCGGCGATGTACACCACCTTCATCTTCAGCTTCACCGAGCTGACGACGGCGATCCCCAATGCCGGTGGGCCCTTCGCCTACGCGTCGCGTGCCTTCGGGCCGGTCGGGGGCTTCATCGCCGGCTTCGCCACCCTGATCGAATTCGTGTTCGCACCGCCGGCCATCGCAATGGCCATCGGCTCCTACCTGGGCGTGCAATTTCCCGGGGTCGACCAGAAGCTCATGGCCACCGGCGCCTATGTGATCTTCATGGCGCTCAACATCGTCGGCGTCAGGACGGCCGCGACCTTCGAGCTGATCATCACCGCGCTCGCCATCTTCGAGTTGCTGGTGTTCATGGGGGGGGTGGCGCCCGCGTTTTCGGTGGCCAACTTCGTGGCCCACGGCTGGGCGGGGCAAGACACCTTCAGCGTCGTGGCCATCTCGGGCATGTTTGCGGCCATCCCGTTTGCGATCTGGTTCTTCCTGGCGATCGAAGGCGTGGCCATGGCCGCCGAAGAAGCCAAGGACCCGAAGCGCACCATTCCAGTGGCCTACATCGCCGGCATCATCACCCTGGTGGTGCTGGCCATCGGCGTGATGGTGTTCGCGGGCGGCGTGGGCGATTGGCGCAAGCTGTCCAACATCAACGACCCCTTGCCGCAGGCCATGAAGACCGTGGTGGGCGAGAACAGCAACTGGCTGCACATGCTGGTGTGGATCGGCCTCTTCGGGCTGGTGGCCTCGTTCCACGGGATCATCCTCGGCTACTCGCGGCAGATCTTCGCGCTCGGACGCGCCGGTTACCTGCCGAGCTATTTCGCAGCCATCCACCCGCGCTTCGGCACGCCGCACCGCGCGGTGCTGGCCGGCGGCGTGATCGGCATCGCCGCGATCTTCAGCGACCAGCTCTTCTCCTTCGGCGGGCAGACCTTGACGGCCAACATCGTCACGATGTCGGTGTTCGGTGCGATCGTGATGTACATCATGTCGATGCTCAGCCTCTTCGCGCTGCGCAAGAAGGAGCCCGATCTGGCGCGGCCCTTCCCGGCCATCGGCTACCCGGTGTTCCCGGCCATTGCGCTCTCGCTGGCGGTGCTGTGCCTGGCCGCGATGGTCTACTACAACACCCTGCTGGCGGGCGTGTTTGCCGGGACCATGCTCCTCGCGTATGTTGTGTTCATGCTGGGGGGCCACAAGCGCCGCGAAGCGGCCGCCCCGGTCATGCCGAACGCGGGCTGA
- the dnaA gene encoding chromosomal replication initiator protein DnaA has product MSADLWQRGCERLAAELPEQQFNTWIRPLPAADVTDEGGDVAVASVQVPNRFKLDWIRNQYAGRIEAVLSELAGKPVRLDLTLAARESQATGATALRPNGPRSFTQALRQAPAANDAPAPVRPADSGQSAHLPRHRLNPALTFDTLVPGRANQMARTAALHVAGAPGQMYNPLFIYGGVGLGKTHLVHAVGNALLADRPDARVLYLHAEQFITDVVKNYQRKTFDELKAKYHQLDLLLIDDVQFFAGKERTQEEFFNAFEALLAKRAHIIMTSDTYPKGLVDIDERLTSRFDAGLTVAIEPPELEMRVAILMRKADSEGTSMPEDVAFFVAKNVRANVRELEGALRKILAYSRFSQKDINIQLAREALKDLLSIQNRQIGVENIQKTVADFYKIKVADMYSKKRPASIARPRQIAMYIAKEMTQKSLPEIGELFGGRDHTTVLHAVRKIAAERQKNTELNQQLHVLEQTLKG; this is encoded by the coding sequence GCCGATGTCACCGACGAGGGCGGTGATGTGGCCGTGGCCAGCGTGCAGGTGCCCAACCGCTTCAAGCTCGACTGGATCCGAAACCAGTACGCCGGCCGCATCGAGGCCGTGCTGAGCGAATTGGCGGGCAAACCGGTGCGTCTGGACCTGACACTGGCCGCACGCGAGTCGCAGGCGACGGGCGCGACTGCCCTGCGCCCGAACGGTCCGCGGTCCTTCACCCAGGCCCTGCGCCAGGCCCCGGCTGCCAATGACGCACCCGCGCCCGTTCGGCCCGCCGACAGCGGCCAGAGCGCCCACCTGCCACGCCACCGCCTGAACCCGGCCCTCACCTTCGACACGCTGGTGCCCGGACGCGCCAATCAGATGGCGCGCACTGCCGCGTTGCACGTGGCCGGTGCCCCGGGGCAGATGTACAACCCGCTCTTCATTTATGGCGGGGTCGGCCTCGGCAAGACCCACCTGGTGCACGCCGTCGGCAATGCCTTGCTGGCCGATCGCCCTGATGCCCGGGTGCTCTACCTGCACGCCGAGCAGTTCATCACCGACGTGGTGAAGAACTACCAGCGCAAGACCTTCGACGAGCTCAAGGCCAAGTACCACCAGCTCGACCTGCTGCTGATCGACGACGTGCAGTTCTTTGCCGGCAAGGAGCGCACCCAGGAGGAGTTCTTCAACGCCTTCGAAGCGCTGCTGGCCAAGCGCGCCCACATCATCATGACCAGCGACACCTACCCCAAGGGACTGGTGGACATCGACGAGCGCCTCACCTCCCGCTTCGACGCCGGCCTGACCGTCGCGATCGAGCCGCCCGAGCTCGAGATGCGCGTGGCCATCCTGATGCGCAAGGCCGACAGCGAAGGCACCTCGATGCCGGAGGACGTGGCCTTCTTCGTCGCCAAGAACGTGCGCGCCAACGTGCGCGAACTCGAAGGCGCGCTGCGCAAGATCCTGGCCTATTCACGTTTCTCGCAGAAGGACATCAACATCCAGCTCGCCCGCGAGGCGCTGAAGGACCTGTTGTCGATCCAGAACCGCCAGATCGGCGTCGAGAACATCCAGAAGACGGTGGCGGATTTCTACAAGATCAAGGTCGCCGACATGTACAGCAAGAAGCGCCCGGCCAGCATCGCGCGGCCGCGCCAGATCGCCATGTACATCGCCAAGGAGATGACGCAGAAGAGCCTGCCCGAGATCGGCGAACTCTTCGGCGGCCGCGACCACACGACGGTGCTTCACGCGGTGCGCAAGATCGCCGCCGAACGCCAGAAGAACACCGAGCTCAACCAGCAGCTGCACGTGCTGGAACAGACGCTCAAGGGCTGA
- the dnaN gene encoding DNA polymerase III subunit beta produces MIVLKTAQEKVLSALQAVSGIVERRHTLPILANVLIKKTGGQIEFTTSDLEIQVRTTAEFDGDAGNFSTTVGARKLIDILRSLPADQTVSLSANQNKLTLQGGKSRFTLQTLPADDFPLVQEAADFGPMFSVPQKTLKTLINQVHFAMAVHDIRYYLNGILFVAEGKSLTLVATDGHRLALAQATLDVEIPKQEVILPRKTVLELQRLLKDEDTAIEMRFAGNQAKFSFSGMEFVTKLVEGKFPDYNRVIPKNHKNSLTLGRAPLLASLQRAAILTSEKFKGVRVNLEPGSLRIASSNAEQEEAKEELEVDYGGDTIEIGFNVTYLMDVLANMSVDMVKLELQDTNSSVLITVPEQAGFKYVVMPMRI; encoded by the coding sequence ATGATTGTCTTGAAGACAGCACAAGAAAAAGTCTTGAGCGCCTTGCAGGCCGTCTCGGGCATCGTCGAGCGTCGTCACACCTTGCCCATCCTGGCCAACGTGCTGATCAAGAAGACCGGCGGCCAGATCGAGTTCACGACTTCCGACCTCGAGATCCAGGTGCGCACCACGGCCGAGTTCGACGGCGACGCGGGCAACTTCAGCACCACCGTTGGGGCCCGCAAGCTGATCGACATCCTGCGTTCGCTGCCGGCCGACCAGACGGTGAGCCTGTCGGCCAACCAGAACAAGCTCACGCTGCAAGGCGGCAAGAGCCGCTTCACGCTGCAGACCCTGCCGGCCGACGACTTCCCGCTGGTGCAGGAAGCCGCCGACTTCGGGCCGATGTTCAGCGTGCCGCAGAAGACGCTGAAGACCTTGATCAACCAGGTGCACTTCGCGATGGCGGTGCACGACATCCGCTACTACCTGAACGGCATCCTCTTCGTCGCCGAAGGCAAGAGCCTGACCTTGGTCGCCACCGATGGCCACCGCCTCGCGCTCGCGCAGGCCACGCTCGATGTCGAGATCCCGAAGCAGGAAGTGATCCTCCCGCGCAAGACGGTGCTCGAGCTGCAGCGCCTCCTGAAGGACGAAGACACCGCGATCGAGATGCGCTTTGCCGGCAACCAGGCGAAGTTCAGCTTCTCGGGCATGGAGTTCGTCACCAAGCTGGTCGAGGGCAAGTTCCCCGACTACAACCGCGTGATCCCGAAGAACCACAAGAACAGCCTCACGCTCGGCCGCGCGCCGCTGCTGGCGAGCCTGCAACGTGCCGCCATCCTGACGAGCGAGAAGTTCAAGGGTGTGCGCGTCAACCTCGAGCCCGGCAGCCTGCGCATCGCCTCGAGCAACGCCGAACAGGAAGAGGCCAAGGAAGAACTCGAGGTCGACTACGGCGGCGACACCATCGAGATCGGCTTCAACGTGACCTACCTGATGGACGTGCTGGCCAACATGAGCGTCGACATGGTCAAGCTCGAGCTCCAGGACACCAACTCCAGCGTCTTGATCACCGTGCCCGAGCAGGCCGGCTTCAAGTACGTGGTGATGCCGATGAGGATCTGA
- the gyrB gene encoding DNA topoisomerase (ATP-hydrolyzing) subunit B: MTDVQNLPEEPAKKTAAEISAGYGEGSIQILEGLEAVRKRPGMYIGDTSDGTGLHHLVFEVVDNSIDEALAGHCDDIVVTIHSDNSISVIDNGRGIPTGVKMDDKHEPKRSAAEIALTELHAGGKFNQNSYKVSGGLHGVGVSCVNALSKWLRLTVRRDGKQHYIEFKKGVPQDRLIEMRDGFEVSPMRITGETEKRGTEVHFLPDDEIFQQNNDFHYDILAKRLRELSFLNNGVKIRLVDERNNKEDNFAFAGGVKGFVDFINTGKKVLNPTVFHATGEKNSEQGTTITTEVAMQWNDGYSESVLCFTNNIPQRDGGTHLTGMRAAMTRVINKYIEDNELAKKAKVEVTGDDMREGLCCVLSVKVPEPKFSSQTKDKLVSSEVRGPVEDVVSKALTDYLLENPNDAKIICGKIVEAAKAREAARKAREMTRRKGVLDGMGLPGKLADCQEKDPALCEIYIVEGDSAGGSAKQGRDRKFQAILPLRGKILNVERARFERLLTSNEILTLITALGTSIGKEEFNPDKLRYHRIIIMTDADVDGAHIRTLLLTFFYRQMPEIVERGHVYIAQPPLYKVKLGKEEQYLKDGHELDAYLLKVALKDAKLETGMGGAVLAGETLDTLARQYVLANNVVDRLAKWMDVEALRAMANGLEINLDTLESAEQSAAALKAALHNAEVTAEFDTRMDKHILRISRMHHGNVKSSVITADFVHGADYEALSTAGRTFKGLVSAEAVVKRGEGEKQKEAKVSDFRQAMAWLIQQAESAVGRQRYKGLGEMNPEQLWETTMDPNVRRLLRVQIDDAIEADRVFTMLMGDEVEPRRDFIEQNALRAANIDV; encoded by the coding sequence ATGACCGACGTCCAAAACCTCCCCGAAGAACCCGCCAAGAAGACCGCCGCCGAGATCAGCGCCGGTTATGGCGAGGGCAGTATCCAGATCCTCGAGGGCCTGGAAGCGGTGCGCAAACGCCCCGGCATGTACATCGGCGACACCTCCGACGGCACCGGCCTGCACCACCTGGTGTTCGAGGTGGTCGACAACTCGATTGACGAAGCCCTCGCCGGCCATTGCGACGACATCGTCGTCACCATCCACAGCGACAACTCCATCTCCGTCATCGACAACGGCCGCGGCATCCCCACGGGCGTGAAGATGGACGACAAACACGAGCCCAAGCGTTCGGCGGCCGAGATCGCCCTGACCGAGCTGCACGCCGGCGGCAAGTTCAACCAGAACAGCTACAAGGTTTCGGGCGGCCTGCACGGCGTGGGCGTGTCGTGCGTGAACGCGCTCTCGAAGTGGCTGCGCCTGACCGTGCGCCGCGACGGCAAGCAGCACTACATCGAGTTCAAGAAAGGCGTGCCGCAAGACCGCCTGATCGAGATGCGCGATGGCTTCGAGGTGAGCCCGATGCGCATCACCGGCGAGACCGAGAAGCGCGGTACCGAGGTCCACTTCCTGCCCGACGACGAGATCTTCCAGCAGAACAACGACTTCCACTACGACATCCTCGCCAAGCGCCTGCGCGAGCTTTCGTTCCTCAACAACGGCGTGAAGATCCGCCTCGTCGACGAGCGGAACAACAAGGAAGACAACTTCGCCTTCGCCGGCGGTGTGAAGGGCTTCGTCGACTTCATCAACACCGGCAAGAAGGTGCTGAACCCGACCGTCTTCCACGCCACGGGCGAGAAGAACAGCGAACAGGGCACCACCATCACCACCGAGGTGGCGATGCAGTGGAACGACGGCTACAGCGAGTCGGTGCTGTGCTTCACCAACAACATCCCCCAGCGTGACGGTGGCACCCACCTCACCGGCATGCGCGCCGCGATGACGCGTGTCATCAACAAGTACATCGAAGACAACGAGCTCGCCAAGAAAGCCAAGGTCGAGGTGACCGGCGACGACATGCGCGAAGGCCTGTGCTGCGTGCTCAGCGTGAAGGTGCCCGAGCCCAAGTTCTCCAGCCAGACCAAGGACAAGCTGGTGTCGAGCGAAGTGCGCGGCCCGGTGGAAGACGTGGTGAGCAAGGCGCTGACCGACTACCTGCTCGAGAACCCCAACGACGCCAAGATCATCTGCGGCAAGATCGTCGAAGCCGCCAAGGCCCGCGAGGCCGCCCGCAAGGCGCGCGAGATGACGCGCCGCAAGGGCGTGCTCGACGGCATGGGCCTGCCCGGCAAGCTCGCCGACTGCCAGGAAAAAGACCCGGCGCTGTGCGAGATCTACATCGTCGAGGGTGACTCCGCCGGGGGCTCCGCCAAGCAGGGCCGCGACCGCAAGTTCCAGGCGATCCTGCCCCTGCGCGGCAAGATCCTCAACGTGGAGCGTGCCCGCTTCGAGCGCCTGCTCACCAGCAATGAAATCCTCACGCTGATCACCGCGCTCGGCACCAGCATCGGCAAGGAAGAGTTCAACCCTGACAAGCTGCGCTACCACCGCATCATCATCATGACCGACGCGGACGTGGACGGTGCGCACATCCGCACGCTGCTGCTCACCTTCTTCTATCGGCAGATGCCCGAGATCGTCGAACGTGGCCATGTCTACATCGCGCAGCCGCCGCTCTACAAGGTCAAGCTCGGCAAGGAAGAGCAGTACCTGAAGGACGGCCACGAGCTCGATGCCTACCTGCTCAAGGTGGCGCTCAAAGACGCCAAGCTCGAGACCGGCATGGGCGGCGCGGTGCTGGCCGGCGAGACGCTCGACACGCTGGCGCGCCAATACGTGCTCGCCAACAACGTGGTCGACCGCCTGGCCAAGTGGATGGACGTGGAGGCCCTGCGCGCCATGGCGAACGGGCTGGAGATCAACCTCGACACGCTGGAAAGCGCTGAACAGTCGGCGGCGGCCTTGAAGGCCGCGCTGCACAATGCCGAGGTCACCGCCGAGTTCGACACCCGCATGGACAAGCACATCCTGCGCATCAGCCGCATGCACCACGGCAACGTGAAGAGCAGCGTGATCACCGCCGACTTCGTGCACGGTGCCGACTACGAAGCGCTGAGCACCGCCGGCCGCACCTTCAAGGGCCTGGTGAGCGCCGAAGCCGTCGTCAAGCGTGGCGAAGGCGAGAAGCAGAAGGAAGCCAAGGTCAGCGACTTCCGCCAGGCCATGGCCTGGCTGATCCAGCAGGCCGAGTCGGCCGTCGGCCGCCAGCGCTACAAGGGCCTGGGCGAAATGAACCCCGAGCAGCTCTGGGAAACGACCATGGACCCGAACGTGCGCCGCCTGCTCAGGGTGCAGATCGACGACGCGATCGAGGCCGACCGTGTGTTCACCATGCTGATGGGCGACGAGGTCGAGCCGCGGCGCGACTTCATCGAGCAGAACGCGCTGCGGGCCGCCAACATCGACGTCTAG
- a CDS encoding GAF domain-containing protein, translating to MKRFQALLDQLTLGLDTQAYTLEQSAEMVCRHIQAELGCSQVSVWLLEARESGPFLRHQIGYDGPAGRVLLGSELASHPDIWPYVEELTRQGVFASDDALADERLGGLRESFLAPLDLRSVLYATIGANGNTTALLACAERGAKRRWSAVEIRTLKACADAISLRRARRHRREAEAASLAQRLLQSQVQPKLSVLPPED from the coding sequence ATGAAAAGATTCCAAGCCCTGCTCGACCAGCTGACCCTCGGCCTCGACACCCAGGCTTACACCCTGGAGCAGAGCGCCGAGATGGTGTGCCGCCACATCCAGGCCGAACTCGGGTGTTCGCAGGTGAGCGTGTGGCTGCTGGAGGCGCGCGAGAGCGGCCCCTTCCTGCGCCACCAGATCGGCTACGACGGGCCGGCCGGGCGGGTGCTGCTCGGCTCGGAGCTGGCGAGCCACCCCGACATCTGGCCCTACGTGGAAGAGCTCACGCGGCAGGGCGTGTTCGCGAGCGACGACGCACTGGCCGACGAGCGCCTCGGCGGCCTGCGCGAGAGCTTCCTCGCGCCGCTCGACCTGCGCTCGGTGCTCTACGCCACCATCGGTGCCAACGGCAACACGACCGCGCTGCTGGCCTGTGCCGAGCGGGGCGCCAAGCGCCGCTGGTCGGCGGTGGAGATCCGCACGCTCAAGGCGTGTGCCGACGCGATCTCGCTGCGGCGTGCACGACGCCACCGGCGTGAGGCCGAGGCGGCCTCGCTTGCGCAGCGCCTGCTGCAGTCGCAGGTCCAGCCGAAGCTCAGCGTGCTGCCGCCCGAGGACTGA
- the eutC gene encoding ethanolamine ammonia-lyase subunit EutC, with the protein MSHDGAVTPDPWQALKAHTPARVALGRTGVSVPTQELLRFGAAHAMARDAVHLPLNAAGLCKRLQTDGWPTLRVHSAAPDRATYLLRPDLGRRLDDASQHTLQQQTDATGCDLLLVAGDGLSSLALERHALPLLTEVRRRAPAGWRLGPVVVAEQARVALGDPIGEALCTQLVAVLIGERPGLSSPDSLGVYLTWAPRTGRHDAERNCISNIRPEGLPYAQAAHTLWWLAQEARRRQLTGVQLKDESGAPALSAEPTAPRL; encoded by the coding sequence ATGAGCCATGACGGCGCGGTGACGCCAGACCCGTGGCAGGCCCTGAAGGCCCACACCCCGGCGCGCGTGGCCCTCGGCCGCACGGGGGTGAGCGTGCCCACGCAGGAGCTGCTGCGCTTCGGCGCGGCGCATGCGATGGCGCGCGATGCGGTGCACCTGCCGCTCAATGCGGCCGGCTTGTGCAAGCGACTTCAAACCGATGGCTGGCCGACACTGCGCGTGCACAGCGCGGCCCCCGACCGTGCCACCTACCTGCTGCGCCCCGACCTCGGCCGCCGCCTGGACGACGCCTCGCAGCACACCTTGCAACAGCAGACCGACGCGACCGGCTGCGACCTGCTGCTGGTGGCGGGTGACGGCCTCTCGTCGCTCGCCCTCGAGCGGCACGCGCTGCCACTGCTCACCGAAGTGCGCCGACGAGCCCCTGCCGGTTGGCGCCTGGGGCCCGTGGTCGTCGCCGAGCAGGCGCGTGTCGCGCTCGGCGACCCGATCGGTGAAGCCCTTTGCACCCAGCTTGTGGCGGTGCTGATCGGCGAACGCCCTGGCCTCAGCTCGCCCGACAGCCTGGGCGTCTACCTCACCTGGGCGCCGCGCACCGGCCGGCACGACGCCGAACGCAACTGCATCTCCAACATCCGGCCCGAGGGCCTGCCGTATGCGCAGGCGGCGCACACGCTGTGGTGGCTGGCGCAGGAAGCGCGCCGCCGACAGCTCACCGGCGTGCAGCTGAAAGACGAGAGCGGCGCACCGGCGCTGAGCGCCGAGCCCACGGCACCGCGCCTGTAG
- a CDS encoding ethanolamine ammonia-lyase subunit EutB, whose protein sequence is MPYQHRIGTQTWQFADLKAVMAKATPLRSGDQLAGVAATSYAERMGARMCLAELPLQRFLDEALVPYESDEVTRLIIDTHDKAAFAEIAHLTVGGFRDWLLSDAADSAALARVHTGITPEMAAAVSKLMRHQDLILVARKCRVVTRFRNTIGLPGHLAVRLQPNHPTDDPRGIAVSTLDGLLYGAGDAVIGINPASDNVPAIVSLLQRLDELITRFQIPTQSCVLTHVTNTVQAIEHGAPVDLVFQSIAGTQQANASFGIDLALLKEAREAALSLKRATVGDPASANVMYFETGQGSALSANAHHGVDQQTCEARAYAVARAYSPLLVNTVVGFIGPEYLYDGKQIIRAGLEDHFCGKLLGLPIGCDVCYTNHAEADGDDMDALMTLLANAGLSFLMGVPGADDVMLNYQSTSFHDALYLRELLGLKRAPEFETWLQRMGITDAAGHVLPVPAKHPLIEAAA, encoded by the coding sequence ATGCCCTACCAGCACCGCATCGGCACCCAGACCTGGCAGTTCGCCGACCTGAAGGCGGTGATGGCCAAGGCCACGCCGCTGCGCTCGGGTGACCAGCTCGCCGGCGTGGCGGCCACCAGCTACGCCGAACGCATGGGCGCGCGCATGTGCCTGGCCGAGCTGCCGCTGCAGCGCTTTCTCGATGAGGCGCTCGTGCCCTACGAGAGCGACGAGGTCACGCGCCTCATCATCGACACGCACGACAAGGCGGCCTTCGCCGAGATCGCACACCTCACCGTCGGGGGCTTCCGCGACTGGCTGCTGTCGGACGCGGCCGACAGCGCGGCACTCGCCCGTGTGCACACCGGGATCACGCCCGAGATGGCCGCGGCGGTCAGCAAGCTGATGCGCCATCAGGATTTGATCCTCGTCGCGCGCAAGTGCCGTGTCGTCACCCGCTTTCGCAACACCATCGGCCTGCCCGGCCACCTGGCGGTGCGCCTGCAGCCCAACCACCCGACCGATGACCCCCGCGGCATCGCGGTGTCCACGCTCGACGGCCTGCTCTATGGCGCGGGCGACGCGGTGATCGGCATCAACCCGGCGAGCGACAACGTGCCGGCGATCGTCTCGCTGCTGCAGCGGCTCGACGAACTGATCACGCGCTTTCAGATCCCCACCCAGTCCTGCGTGCTGACGCACGTGACCAACACCGTGCAGGCGATCGAGCACGGCGCGCCCGTGGACCTGGTGTTCCAGTCTATTGCCGGCACGCAGCAGGCCAATGCCTCGTTCGGCATCGACCTGGCGCTCCTGAAGGAAGCCCGCGAGGCTGCGCTGTCGCTCAAGCGCGCCACGGTCGGCGACCCGGCGAGCGCCAACGTCATGTACTTCGAGACGGGCCAGGGCTCGGCGCTCAGCGCCAACGCGCACCACGGTGTGGACCAGCAGACCTGCGAGGCCCGCGCCTATGCGGTGGCGCGCGCGTATTCGCCGCTGCTCGTCAACACCGTCGTCGGCTTCATCGGGCCGGAGTACCTCTACGACGGCAAGCAGATCATCCGCGCCGGCCTGGAAGACCACTTCTGCGGCAAGCTGCTCGGCCTGCCGATCGGCTGCGACGTCTGCTACACCAACCATGCCGAAGCCGATGGCGACGACATGGATGCGCTGATGACCCTGCTCGCCAATGCGGGCCTGAGCTTCCTGATGGGCGTGCCGGGCGCCGACGACGTGATGCTCAACTACCAGAGCACCTCCTTCCACGACGCCCTCTACCTGCGCGAGCTGCTGGGCCTGAAGCGTGCGCCGGAGTTCGAGACTTGGCTGCAGCGCATGGGCATCACCGATGCGGCCGGGCATGTGCTGCCGGTGCCGGCGAAACATCCGCTGATCGAGGCGGCAGCATGA
- a CDS encoding CsbD family protein, translating into MNRDQVKGAMKDAAGKVQRKTGEVIGSPKHEERGAAKQVEGKAQKSVGNAREALKGSRHRV; encoded by the coding sequence ATGAACCGAGACCAAGTGAAGGGCGCCATGAAGGACGCCGCCGGCAAGGTGCAACGCAAGACCGGCGAAGTGATCGGCAGCCCCAAGCACGAAGAGCGTGGCGCGGCCAAGCAGGTCGAAGGCAAGGCGCAGAAGAGCGTGGGCAACGCGCGTGAAGCGCTGAAGGGCTCGCGGCATCGTGTCTGA